Below is a genomic region from Herpetosiphonaceae bacterium.
GCGGAGCTGGCGCGGCACGATACGGCTGGTCTGACGCTGTCGGTGGTGGACGCGCCTGAGATGATCGAGATGGACGAGCATCCGGCGCAGGCGATCCGGCGCAAGAAGCGCTCGTCGATCGCGGTGGGCATGCGGCTCGTGCGCGACGGCGAGGCCGATGCGTTTGTCTCGGCGGGCAACAGCGGCGCGATCATGGCCGGGGCGATCTTTGTCCTGGGCCGGATCGCGGGGATCGAGCGGCCCTGCCTGGCGACGGTCTTTCCTTCGCTCAAAGGCACGATCACCGTGGCGGATGTCGGCGCGAATACCGACAGCAAGCCGGAGTATCTGGTGCAGTGGGCGCGCATGACCAGCCTGTACGCGCAGCTTGTGCAGGGTATCAGCCGTCCACGCGTGGCGCTGCTGGCGAACGGCGAGGAAGATACCAAGGGCGATAAGCTGGTGCAGGAGACGCACGCGCTGCTCAAAGTCAGCGATCTTAACTTCGTGGGCAACGCCGAGCCGAAGGACGCGCTGGTCAACGACATCGCGGACGTGATCATCGCCGATGGTTTCGTGGGCAACCTGTTTATCAAGGGGGCCGAGGCGGTGGCAAAGTTTGCCGTCAAGAAGATCCAGCGCGAGCTCAGCGATCCCGGCGTTGCGATCCGCGCGCTGGGCGGCCTCGCGCCGCTGGCGCTGCTGGTGGCGACGAGCAAGCACAAGCTGCGCACGCTGCTGGCAGGCTTGATCGGCGGCCCGGCGCTGCTGGGCGCGGTGCTGGCTCCGGCGGTGGTCAACATGGCGAAGACGCTGGACTACCGGGCGTACGGCGGCGCTCCACTGCTCGGCGTTAACGGCGTGGCGATCATCGCGCACGGCAAGTCCGATCCCGAAGCCGTTGCCAATGCGATCCGCCGCGCAAAAGAGATGGTCGAGCGCGGGCTGGTTGCGGCGATCGGAGGCGGAGAACAAAAAACCTCGGAGGGTACCCGGAACAAAGAACAAGAGGCGAGAGCAGAGGGCTAAAAGGAACAAGCGAACCGAGCCCGTGAACAAAAGAACAAAGGAACAAGGGAACAAAGAAGTTAAGCTTTGTTCTCTTGTTCGCTTGGTGGGTTATCCCCGGTTCCAGGTTTGCCGGGCGTCCGTTCGTGGTTCTTCTTCGTTGGCCGGATGCTGACCTCGCCCGCGTTGACGAGATGCTGCCGGTGCCGCTCAT
It encodes:
- the plsX gene encoding phosphate acyltransferase PlsX gives rise to the protein MRIVLDAVGGDHAPAAPVAGAVQAARTLGVEVVLVGPSEQVRAELARHDTAGLTLSVVDAPEMIEMDEHPAQAIRRKKRSSIAVGMRLVRDGEADAFVSAGNSGAIMAGAIFVLGRIAGIERPCLATVFPSLKGTITVADVGANTDSKPEYLVQWARMTSLYAQLVQGISRPRVALLANGEEDTKGDKLVQETHALLKVSDLNFVGNAEPKDALVNDIADVIIADGFVGNLFIKGAEAVAKFAVKKIQRELSDPGVAIRALGGLAPLALLVATSKHKLRTLLAGLIGGPALLGAVLAPAVVNMAKTLDYRAYGGAPLLGVNGVAIIAHGKSDPEAVANAIRRAKEMVERGLVAAIGGGEQKTSEGTRNKEQEARAEG